The following proteins are encoded in a genomic region of Gimesia algae:
- a CDS encoding pyridoxamine 5'-phosphate oxidase family protein — protein MTREFEFNPANVNTILSQTWRHLQAAIETETHAWRLGTLATASEGRPRVRTVVLREIQPERRELICYTDRRSDKVSELEQTPWMEWMAYDSLTRVQIRLRGEATVHTSDDVSADHWEKSSPEHRRGYITVAEPGTRSETPEPNLPDYLFDRLPNDEEAQLGYENFAVIVCRIDHLDWLQLRRNGHLAAQFLWTDKWEGHWKFA, from the coding sequence ATGACAAGAGAATTTGAGTTTAACCCTGCCAACGTCAACACGATTCTTTCTCAGACCTGGCGGCATCTGCAGGCTGCGATAGAGACAGAGACGCATGCCTGGCGACTGGGAACGCTGGCCACCGCTTCTGAAGGGCGCCCCCGTGTTCGCACGGTTGTGTTACGGGAGATTCAGCCGGAACGCCGGGAACTGATCTGCTATACCGATCGACGATCCGATAAGGTCAGTGAACTTGAACAGACTCCCTGGATGGAATGGATGGCCTACGATTCCCTCACGCGCGTGCAGATTCGCCTGCGCGGCGAAGCGACCGTGCATACGAGTGATGACGTCTCGGCCGACCATTGGGAAAAGAGCAGCCCCGAACATCGACGCGGCTATATCACAGTGGCAGAGCCGGGGACCAGAAGTGAAACCCCCGAACCAAATCTGCCCGACTATCTGTTTGACCGTCTTCCCAATGATGAAGAAGCGCAACTGGGGTACGAAAATTTTGCCGTCATCGTTTGCCGCATTGATCATCTCGACTGGCTGCAACTCCGCCGCAACGGTCACCTGGCGGCTCAGTTTCTCTGGACCGACAAATGGGAAGGCCACTGGAAATTTGCCTGA